The Pseudomonadota bacterium genome segment TGGGTCGCGACCTTTTGGCGCAGGTGCTTGAGGGCGGGCGGGTTTCGCTTGCGGTCGGCGTCGTCGCCATGTTGATCTCGTTGGTGCTGGGCACGCTGATCGGCGTGCTCGCCGGCTTCTCGTCGCGGTTGGACGGGCCGCTCATGCGGCTGACCGATCTCTTTCTCGCCTTACCGATCCTGCCGCTGCTGCTCGTCATCATTCTGTTGTTCCGCGACACCTTGCGCACCAGTTTCGGGCCGGAGACCGGCATCTTTATCTTGATGGTGGCGGTTATCGGCATCACCAGTTGGATGCAAACCGCGCGCATCGTC includes the following:
- a CDS encoding ABC transporter permease subunit, whose protein sequence is MDVWLQFRHHKGALLGVVVLGLIVLAVVVGPSIHDVDAQRLDPRIANQGPTLDHPFGTDNLGRDLLAQVLEGGRVSLAVGVVAMLISLVLGTLIGVLAGFSSRLDGPLMRLTDLFLALPILPLLLVIILLFRDTLRTSFGPETGIFILMVAVIGITSWMQTARIV